A single region of the Leptothrix cholodnii SP-6 genome encodes:
- the dalD gene encoding D-arabinitol 4-dehydrogenase — translation MSSPQPFVMLHLGLGSFHRAHQAVYLHELQQTGDTSWVLAGGNTRPDMADTIAALQSQGGAYTLETVTPQGQRTYTRIRSIRQVVSYTPDLAGLIALGADPATRIISFTVTEAGYYLDAKNRLDLGFADLAGDLEAARKGKPGGTIYGALTAILRARMLAGAGPVTLLNCDNLRHNGERSRSGLLQFIELTSQTGLLDWVKAHTTSPNAMVDRITPRPTPAVRERVLAATGVDDAAALMGESFIQWVIEDDFIAGRPAFERVGVEMVKSVQAYEEAKIRLLNATHSCIAWAGTLVGYTYIHEGTLDPVIRQMAYDYVTDDVIPVLSPSPLDLAAYRDVVLDRFGNPAIADTNQRVAMDGFSKIPGFIAPTLRERLARNESIDSVAMLPALFLAYLQRWHRGEIAYTYQDQAMDPAVAHAICEAADPVAAFCADAPLWGNLAGDARLVTAVRAAAERVARFVAEHR, via the coding sequence ATGAGCAGTCCACAACCTTTCGTCATGCTCCACCTGGGGCTCGGATCGTTCCACCGTGCGCACCAGGCGGTCTACCTGCACGAGCTGCAGCAGACCGGCGACACGAGCTGGGTGCTGGCCGGTGGCAACACCCGCCCCGACATGGCCGACACGATCGCCGCCCTGCAGTCCCAGGGCGGGGCCTACACGCTCGAGACCGTGACGCCGCAAGGCCAGCGCACCTACACCCGCATCCGCTCGATCCGGCAGGTGGTGAGCTACACCCCCGATCTGGCCGGGCTGATCGCGCTGGGCGCCGATCCGGCCACCCGCATCATCTCGTTCACGGTCACCGAGGCGGGTTATTACCTCGACGCGAAGAACCGGCTCGACCTCGGTTTCGCCGACCTTGCGGGCGACCTCGAGGCCGCCCGCAAGGGCAAGCCCGGCGGCACGATCTACGGCGCGCTGACGGCCATCCTGCGCGCGCGCATGCTCGCCGGCGCCGGCCCGGTGACGCTGCTCAACTGCGACAACCTGCGCCACAACGGCGAACGCTCGCGTTCGGGCCTGCTGCAGTTCATCGAGCTGACCAGCCAGACCGGCCTGCTCGACTGGGTCAAGGCCCACACCACCAGCCCGAACGCGATGGTCGACCGCATCACGCCGCGCCCGACCCCGGCCGTGCGCGAGCGCGTGCTCGCCGCCACCGGCGTCGACGACGCGGCCGCGCTGATGGGCGAGAGCTTCATCCAGTGGGTGATCGAGGACGACTTCATCGCCGGCCGTCCGGCCTTCGAGCGGGTCGGCGTCGAGATGGTGAAGTCGGTGCAGGCCTACGAAGAAGCCAAGATCCGCCTGCTCAATGCCACCCACAGCTGCATCGCCTGGGCCGGCACGCTGGTGGGCTACACCTACATCCACGAGGGCACGCTCGATCCGGTGATCCGCCAGATGGCCTACGACTACGTCACCGACGACGTGATCCCGGTGCTGTCGCCCTCGCCGCTCGACCTGGCGGCCTACCGCGACGTGGTGCTCGACCGCTTCGGCAACCCGGCCATCGCCGACACCAACCAGCGCGTGGCGATGGACGGCTTCAGCAAGATCCCCGGCTTCATCGCGCCGACCTTGCGCGAGCGGCTGGCGCGCAATGAATCCATCGACAGCGTCGCCATGCTGCCGGCGCTGTTCCTGGCCTACCTGCAGCGCTGGCACCGCGGCGAGATCGCCTACACCTACCAGGACCAGGCGATGGACCCGGCGGTGGCGCACGCCATCTGCGAGGCCGCCGACCCGGTGGCGGCGTTCTGCGCCGACGCGCCGCTGTGGGGCAACCTGGCCGGCGACGCTCGCCTGGTCACGGCCGTGCGCGCGGCCGCCGAGCGCGTGGCGCGTTTCGTGGCGGAGCACCGGTGA
- a CDS encoding ABC transporter ATP-binding protein has translation MAYLELKGIEKFFGDLRAIKGIDLAINPGEFIVFVGPSGCGKSTLLRLIAGLEHIDGGRLMLDGRDITDLPSSKRDLAMVFQSYALYPHMSVFENMSFALKLAGVDPSVIKDKVERAAKILNLTQYLDRTPKALSGGQRQRVAIGRAIVRAPKVFLFDEPLSNLDAALRGQTRVEIAKLHRDLGATTIYVTHDQVEAMTLADRVVVLRDGVIEQVGTPLELYDKPANQFVAQFIGTPQMNVVAADKLPQLEAVYGLPVPAGGFVGLRPEYVTLKTAGSGVVQGTVELVEALGAETLIYVATDRGAQLVSRQSTRTNLRAGDSVGVDIDADAAHLFDAQGRISRPALAAAH, from the coding sequence ATGGCCTATCTCGAACTCAAGGGCATCGAAAAATTCTTCGGTGACCTGCGCGCCATCAAGGGCATCGACCTCGCCATCAACCCGGGCGAATTCATCGTGTTCGTCGGCCCGTCGGGCTGCGGCAAGTCGACCTTGCTGCGCCTGATCGCCGGGCTCGAACACATCGACGGCGGCCGGCTGATGCTCGACGGCCGCGACATCACCGACCTGCCGTCGTCCAAGCGCGACCTGGCGATGGTGTTCCAGAGCTACGCGCTCTATCCGCACATGAGCGTGTTCGAGAACATGAGCTTCGCGCTCAAGCTCGCCGGAGTCGATCCGTCCGTCATCAAGGACAAGGTCGAGCGCGCCGCCAAGATCCTGAACCTGACGCAGTACCTCGACCGCACGCCCAAGGCGCTGTCGGGCGGCCAGCGCCAGCGGGTGGCGATCGGCCGGGCCATCGTGCGGGCGCCGAAGGTCTTCCTGTTCGACGAACCGCTGTCCAACCTGGATGCGGCGCTGCGCGGCCAGACCCGCGTGGAGATCGCCAAGCTGCACCGCGACCTCGGCGCCACCACCATCTACGTGACGCACGACCAGGTCGAGGCCATGACCTTGGCCGACCGCGTGGTGGTGCTGCGCGACGGCGTGATCGAGCAGGTCGGCACGCCGCTGGAGCTCTACGACAAGCCGGCCAACCAGTTCGTGGCGCAGTTCATCGGCACGCCGCAGATGAACGTGGTGGCGGCCGACAAGCTGCCGCAGCTCGAGGCGGTCTACGGCCTGCCGGTGCCGGCCGGCGGCTTCGTCGGTCTGCGGCCCGAATACGTGACGCTGAAGACGGCCGGCTCGGGCGTGGTGCAGGGCACCGTCGAGCTGGTCGAGGCGCTCGGCGCCGAGACGCTGATCTACGTCGCCACCGACCGCGGCGCGCAGCTCGTGTCGCGCCAGAGCACGCGCACCAACCTGCGTGCCGGCGACTCGGTGGGCGTGGACATCGACGCCGATGCCGCCCATCTGTTCGACGCACAGGGCCGCATCTCCCGCCCGGCCTTGGCCGCCGCGCATTGA
- a CDS encoding carbohydrate ABC transporter permease: MARPSTFTPALAVRTLVAWLVTLILFFPLGWLLLTAFKTELQAISVPPLLVFTPTFENFHEVQERSDYLLYAKNSLITSVASTILGLLLAAPAAYSMAFFRGRHTKDILMWMLSTKMMPAVGALMPIYVLSQWSGLLDSWVGLTIIFTLSNLPIMVWMLYSGYKEIPPDILEAARMDGATLWQEARLVLLPLSMGGLASTGLLCLVLSWNEAFWSLTLTAAKAGTLAALIASYSSPEGLFWAKLSAASLMAIAPIVVFGWFSQKQLVQGLTFGAVK; encoded by the coding sequence ATGGCACGCCCTTCCACCTTCACGCCGGCCCTGGCCGTTCGCACGCTCGTCGCCTGGCTGGTGACGCTGATCCTGTTCTTCCCGCTCGGCTGGCTGCTGCTGACCGCGTTCAAGACCGAGCTGCAGGCGATCTCGGTGCCGCCGCTGCTGGTCTTCACGCCCACCTTCGAGAACTTCCACGAGGTGCAGGAACGCAGCGACTACCTGCTGTACGCGAAGAACTCGCTGATCACCAGCGTCGCGTCGACGATCCTCGGCCTGCTGCTGGCCGCACCGGCGGCCTACTCGATGGCGTTCTTCCGCGGCCGCCACACCAAGGACATCCTGATGTGGATGCTGTCGACCAAGATGATGCCGGCGGTCGGCGCGCTGATGCCGATCTACGTGCTGTCGCAGTGGTCGGGGCTGCTCGACAGCTGGGTCGGACTGACGATCATCTTCACGCTGTCGAACCTGCCGATCATGGTGTGGATGCTGTACTCGGGCTACAAGGAGATCCCGCCCGACATCCTCGAAGCCGCGCGCATGGACGGCGCCACGCTGTGGCAGGAGGCCCGCCTGGTGCTGCTGCCGCTGTCGATGGGCGGCCTGGCATCCACCGGCCTGCTGTGCCTGGTGCTGAGCTGGAACGAGGCGTTCTGGAGCCTGACGCTGACCGCCGCCAAGGCCGGCACGCTGGCCGCGCTGATCGCCAGCTACTCCAGCCCTGAAGGCCTGTTCTGGGCCAAGCTGTCGGCCGCCTCGCTGATGGCCATCGCACCGATCGTGGTGTTCGGCTGGTTCAGCCAGAAGCAATTGGTCCAAGGCCTGACCTTCGGCGCCGTCAAGTAA
- a CDS encoding carbohydrate ABC transporter permease: protein MQSAAPRFIPRLLMAPAVTTLFLWMIVPLVMTIYFSVIRYNLMQPENVGFIGLENFEYFVTDPSFGTAVMNTLLLLGSVILITVLMGIAIALLIDAPFPGRGLVRILLISPFFVMPTVNALLWKHMMMNPIYGVLAQVWIFFGATPVDWLTDWPLLSVIIMVAWQWLPFATLIFITALQSMDREQLEAARMDGANYGQQLRYLYIPHLGRSVAVVVMIEMIFLLSVFAEIYTTTGGGPGDASTNVAFLIFKQALLNFDAGVASAGALFAVLLANIAAIFLIRLVGKNLDK from the coding sequence ATGCAAAGTGCTGCACCCCGTTTCATTCCGCGCCTGCTGATGGCGCCTGCAGTGACCACGCTCTTCCTCTGGATGATCGTGCCGCTGGTGATGACGATCTATTTCAGCGTCATCCGCTACAACCTCATGCAGCCCGAGAACGTCGGCTTCATCGGGCTCGAGAACTTCGAATACTTCGTCACCGACCCGAGCTTCGGCACGGCGGTGATGAACACCCTGCTGCTGCTGGGCAGCGTGATCCTGATCACCGTGCTGATGGGCATCGCCATCGCGCTGCTGATCGACGCGCCCTTCCCCGGCCGCGGCCTGGTGCGCATCCTGCTGATCTCGCCGTTCTTCGTCATGCCCACGGTCAATGCGCTGCTGTGGAAGCACATGATGATGAACCCGATCTACGGCGTGCTGGCGCAGGTCTGGATCTTCTTCGGCGCCACGCCGGTGGACTGGCTGACCGACTGGCCGCTGCTGAGCGTGATCATCATGGTGGCCTGGCAATGGCTGCCGTTCGCCACGCTGATCTTCATCACCGCGCTGCAGAGCATGGACCGCGAGCAGCTCGAAGCCGCGCGCATGGACGGTGCCAACTACGGCCAGCAGCTGCGCTACCTCTACATCCCGCACCTCGGCCGCTCGGTGGCGGTGGTGGTGATGATCGAGATGATCTTCCTGCTCAGCGTCTTTGCCGAGATCTACACCACCACCGGTGGCGGACCGGGTGACGCGAGCACCAACGTCGCCTTCCTGATCTTCAAGCAGGCGCTGCTGAACTTCGACGCCGGCGTGGCTTCTGCCGGGGCGCTGTTCGCCGTGCTGCTGGCCAACATCGCGGCGATCTTCCTGATCCGCCTGGTCGGCAAGAACCTCGACAAGTGA
- a CDS encoding ABC transporter substrate-binding protein — protein MKLKASLALAFGLMAGMAHAATELVIATVNNGHMIEMQKLGKNFEAANPDIKLKWVTLEEGVLRQRVTTDIATKGGQFDVMTIGMYETPIWGKKGWLQELKTDAKYDADDILPAMRNGLSVDGKMYAAPFYGESSMLMYRKDLADKVGVTIPDRPTWAQVKDLAAKIHDPKNGVYGICLRGKPGWGDNMAFLSTLVNTHGGQWFDMGWKPQLESKPWKDAITYYVDLLKNYGPPGSSANSFNEILALYNEGKCGMWIDATIAASFISDPKQSKVADKVAFAQAPTMVTPKGANWLWAWALAVPSGSKKVDAAQKFVSWATSKEYIELVAKTNGWAAVPTGTRKSTYASAEFQKAARFAAAEKMAIDSANPNDSTLPKSPYVGVQFAAIPEFQAIGIAVGQQMSSALAGKTTVDAALKASQVAAEREMKKAGYYK, from the coding sequence ATGAAGCTCAAGGCATCCCTGGCACTGGCGTTCGGCCTGATGGCCGGCATGGCGCATGCCGCCACCGAACTCGTGATCGCGACCGTCAACAACGGCCACATGATCGAGATGCAGAAGCTCGGCAAGAACTTCGAGGCCGCCAATCCGGACATCAAGCTCAAGTGGGTGACGCTCGAAGAAGGCGTGCTGCGCCAGCGCGTGACGACCGACATCGCCACCAAGGGCGGCCAGTTCGACGTGATGACGATCGGCATGTACGAAACCCCGATCTGGGGCAAGAAGGGCTGGCTGCAGGAGCTCAAGACCGACGCCAAGTACGACGCCGACGACATCCTGCCGGCCATGCGCAACGGCCTGAGCGTCGACGGCAAGATGTACGCCGCGCCGTTCTACGGCGAGAGCTCGATGCTGATGTACCGCAAGGACCTGGCCGACAAGGTCGGCGTGACCATCCCCGACCGTCCGACCTGGGCGCAGGTGAAGGACCTGGCCGCCAAGATCCACGACCCGAAGAACGGCGTGTACGGCATCTGCCTGCGCGGCAAGCCGGGCTGGGGCGACAACATGGCCTTCCTGTCGACGCTGGTCAACACCCACGGCGGCCAGTGGTTCGACATGGGCTGGAAGCCGCAGCTCGAGAGCAAGCCCTGGAAGGACGCGATCACCTATTACGTCGACCTGCTGAAGAACTACGGCCCCCCGGGCTCGTCGGCCAACAGCTTCAACGAGATCCTGGCGCTGTACAACGAAGGCAAGTGCGGCATGTGGATCGACGCCACGATCGCGGCTTCGTTCATCAGCGATCCGAAGCAGTCGAAGGTGGCCGACAAGGTGGCGTTTGCACAGGCGCCGACGATGGTCACGCCCAAGGGCGCGAACTGGCTGTGGGCCTGGGCCCTGGCCGTGCCGTCGGGCTCGAAGAAGGTCGACGCGGCGCAGAAGTTCGTCAGCTGGGCGACCTCGAAGGAGTACATCGAGCTGGTCGCCAAGACCAACGGCTGGGCTGCCGTGCCGACCGGCACGCGCAAGAGCACCTACGCCTCGGCCGAGTTCCAGAAGGCCGCCAGGTTCGCCGCCGCCGAGAAGATGGCGATCGACAGCGCCAACCCGAACGACAGCACGCTGCCCAAGAGCCCGTACGTGGGCGTGCAGTTCGCGGCCATCCCCGAGTTCCAGGCCATCGGCATCGCGGTGGGCCAGCAGATGAGCTCGGCACTGGCCGGCAAGACCACGGTGGATGCGGCACTGAAGGCCAGCCAGGTGGCTGCCGAACGTGAGATGAAGAAGGCCGGCTACTACAAGTGA
- a CDS encoding class I SAM-dependent rRNA methyltransferase has translation MKTIRLRSGKERSLQRKHPWVFEGSIASGKADAGETVRVEAADGRFLAWASYSPSSMIRVRAWSWDEAERIDAAFIARRVQAAVAMRARLGLASDGVRLIHGEADGLPGLVVDRYADILSAQFLSAGAERWKGVIADALLAATGCTRLYERSDASVRKLEGLEPATGWLRGGSEKEGSTEVTITEHDWRLTLDVAEGHKTGYYLDQRDNRALFARLVRQFGIRRVLNCYSYTGGFSVAALAGGASEVVSVDSSGPALARASAHVTLNGFDAARHTALDADVNATLRQLLAEGRTFDAIVLDPPKFAPTPASAERAARAYKDINRLALKLLVPGGLLLTFSCSGGISADLFHKIVAGAGMDADVDGYLLQRLEAASDHPTTICFPEGEYLKGLVVLRR, from the coding sequence ATGAAAACCATCCGTCTGCGCTCAGGCAAGGAGCGCTCGCTGCAGCGCAAGCACCCGTGGGTGTTCGAGGGCAGCATCGCCTCGGGCAAGGCCGATGCGGGCGAGACCGTGCGGGTCGAAGCCGCCGACGGCCGCTTCCTGGCCTGGGCCAGCTACAGCCCGAGCTCGATGATCCGCGTGCGCGCCTGGAGCTGGGACGAGGCCGAGCGCATCGACGCCGCCTTCATCGCCCGGCGCGTGCAGGCGGCGGTGGCGATGCGTGCGCGCCTGGGCCTGGCCAGCGACGGCGTGCGACTGATCCACGGCGAGGCCGACGGCCTGCCCGGCCTGGTGGTCGACCGCTACGCGGACATCCTGAGCGCGCAGTTCCTGAGCGCCGGCGCCGAACGCTGGAAAGGCGTGATCGCCGACGCGCTGCTGGCCGCCACCGGCTGCACGCGGCTCTACGAACGCTCGGACGCCAGCGTGCGCAAGCTCGAAGGCCTGGAGCCGGCCACCGGCTGGCTGCGCGGAGGTTCTGAGAAGGAGGGCAGCACCGAGGTCACCATCACCGAACACGACTGGCGCCTGACACTCGACGTCGCCGAAGGCCACAAGACCGGCTACTACCTCGATCAGCGCGACAACCGCGCGCTGTTCGCCCGGCTGGTGCGTCAGTTCGGGATCCGGCGCGTGCTCAACTGCTACAGCTACACCGGCGGCTTCTCGGTGGCGGCGCTGGCCGGCGGCGCGAGCGAGGTGGTGAGCGTCGATTCGTCCGGCCCGGCGCTGGCACGCGCGAGCGCCCACGTCACGCTCAACGGCTTCGACGCGGCGCGCCACACGGCGCTCGATGCCGACGTCAACGCCACCCTGCGCCAGCTGCTGGCCGAGGGCCGCACGTTCGACGCCATCGTGCTCGACCCGCCCAAGTTCGCGCCCACCCCGGCCAGCGCCGAACGCGCTGCGCGGGCCTACAAGGACATCAACCGGCTGGCGCTCAAGCTGCTGGTGCCGGGCGGGCTGCTGCTGACCTTCAGCTGCTCGGGCGGCATCAGCGCCGACCTGTTCCACAAGATCGTGGCCGGCGCGGGCATGGACGCCGATGTCGACGGCTACCTGCTGCAGCGGCTGGAGGCCGCCAGCGACCACCCGACCACGATCTGCTTCCCCGAGGGCGAGTACCTCAAGGGGCTGGTGGTGCTCAGGCGCTGA
- a CDS encoding TolC family protein, protein MLAGVLLGAQLAAAQTPAPQPATTLADAVRAAWRRSVHATEVAGQQRRAQAERTAASAPWAEPPSVELDYRTDRLQTDAGSRETELGVAIPLWLPGQRAARRASAEAEESAANAAQAAGELQAAALVREAAWGLTRQQAEVDLAAQQVQVLDALASDVERRVAAGDLARVDALAARAELLAATAGLSQARQALHAAVIQWSALTGYASAPEDLQAEQAPADATLGDAHPALRAARLGIELGRKRLDAVQASSRSAPEFVARLRQDRSARGEPAANSIGVGLRIPLGTDDRNAPLQAAALNELAAAQATEQQLKVQLQAEVDQARAAALAAEQQLAHESERSKLMRERASLIERSFRAGETPLPELLRALSDAARAEADLHRQSAALGLARARLQQALGILP, encoded by the coding sequence GTGCTCGCAGGCGTGCTGCTCGGCGCCCAACTCGCCGCGGCACAAACACCGGCGCCACAGCCGGCCACCACACTGGCCGATGCAGTGCGCGCTGCATGGCGCCGCAGCGTCCATGCCACCGAGGTCGCCGGCCAGCAACGCCGCGCCCAGGCCGAGCGGACCGCCGCATCGGCACCCTGGGCCGAACCCCCTTCGGTGGAGCTGGATTACCGGACCGACCGGCTTCAAACCGACGCCGGCTCGCGTGAAACCGAGCTCGGCGTGGCCATTCCGCTCTGGTTGCCCGGGCAACGCGCGGCTCGCCGGGCATCGGCCGAGGCCGAAGAATCGGCTGCCAACGCGGCGCAAGCGGCAGGCGAACTGCAAGCCGCGGCCCTGGTGCGCGAGGCGGCCTGGGGCCTCACCCGCCAGCAGGCCGAGGTCGATCTCGCGGCGCAGCAGGTGCAGGTGCTGGACGCCCTGGCCAGCGATGTCGAGCGGCGGGTCGCCGCGGGCGATCTGGCCCGGGTCGACGCATTGGCCGCCCGGGCCGAACTGCTGGCCGCCACCGCCGGCCTGAGTCAGGCCCGACAGGCGCTGCACGCCGCCGTGATCCAGTGGTCTGCGCTGACCGGCTACGCCAGCGCGCCGGAAGACCTGCAAGCCGAGCAAGCACCCGCGGACGCGACGCTCGGCGACGCGCACCCGGCCCTGCGCGCCGCCCGCCTCGGCATCGAGCTGGGCCGCAAGCGTCTGGATGCCGTGCAGGCCTCGTCGCGCAGCGCGCCGGAGTTCGTCGCCCGACTGCGTCAGGACCGGTCCGCACGCGGTGAACCCGCCGCGAACAGCATCGGCGTCGGCCTGCGCATCCCCTTGGGCACCGATGACCGCAATGCCCCGCTGCAGGCCGCCGCGCTCAACGAACTGGCGGCAGCACAGGCCACCGAGCAGCAATTGAAGGTGCAGCTCCAGGCCGAGGTCGACCAGGCCCGCGCCGCGGCCCTGGCCGCCGAGCAGCAATTGGCCCACGAATCGGAGCGCTCGAAGCTGATGCGCGAGCGGGCCTCGCTCATCGAGCGCTCGTTCCGGGCCGGCGAAACGCCGCTGCCTGAATTGCTGCGGGCCTTGTCGGACGCCGCCCGGGCCGAAGCGGACCTGCATCGCCAATCTGCCGCGCTGGGCCTGGCCCGCGCCCGCCTCCAACAAGCTCTCGGAATCCTGCCATGA
- a CDS encoding efflux RND transporter periplasmic adaptor subunit: MKIILTLLSLALVATAHAGPGAHGPNGEHLDTPSVSTPDGLARLPDGSVNVPMLAQRRLGLRTLLAVESDAAATVELPARVVMDPNSAGRVQTLIGGKVEPGPKGLPIAGQRVRRGDVLGYVAHHVDPLAAASQQAQLVELRSSRQLAEQRVQRLQSLEGTVPRKEIDAAKLELDSYTARENAIGASLGSKERLVAPVSGVIARADVVNGQVVESKDVLFEVIDPARMLIEASVADVKLSTQLAGATLAGIADWKLQFLGAAGALRDGTLPLTFKATGTGATPLALGQPVTVVAALTNKVKGIVLPAQAVTRNSANETVVWIKAGAERYIPQPVQVRPLDAQTVVITQGLGADNRVVVQGAPLIAQIR; encoded by the coding sequence GTGAAAATCATCCTCACCCTCCTGAGCCTGGCCCTCGTCGCCACGGCCCATGCCGGCCCCGGGGCGCACGGCCCCAACGGCGAGCACCTCGACACGCCCAGCGTGAGCACGCCCGACGGCCTGGCACGCCTGCCCGATGGCAGCGTGAACGTGCCGATGCTGGCGCAGCGGCGCTTGGGCCTGCGCACGCTGCTGGCGGTCGAAAGCGATGCCGCCGCTACCGTGGAACTGCCCGCGCGGGTCGTCATGGACCCCAATTCGGCGGGCCGGGTGCAGACGCTCATCGGCGGCAAGGTCGAGCCCGGCCCCAAGGGCCTGCCGATCGCCGGACAGCGGGTGCGCCGTGGTGACGTGCTGGGTTACGTGGCCCACCATGTCGACCCGCTGGCCGCGGCCAGCCAGCAGGCCCAGCTCGTGGAGCTGCGCAGCAGCCGCCAGCTGGCCGAGCAGCGGGTCCAGCGCCTGCAGTCGCTCGAAGGCACGGTGCCGCGCAAGGAGATCGACGCGGCCAAGCTGGAGCTGGACAGCTACACCGCCCGCGAAAACGCCATCGGCGCCAGCCTGGGCAGCAAGGAGCGGCTGGTCGCGCCGGTTTCGGGCGTCATCGCGCGCGCCGACGTCGTCAACGGCCAGGTTGTCGAATCCAAGGACGTGCTGTTCGAGGTGATCGACCCGGCCCGCATGCTGATCGAAGCGAGCGTGGCCGACGTCAAGCTGAGCACGCAGCTGGCCGGCGCCACGCTGGCGGGCATCGCCGACTGGAAGCTGCAGTTCCTTGGCGCGGCCGGTGCGCTGCGCGACGGCACCCTGCCGCTGACCTTCAAGGCGACCGGAACCGGCGCCACGCCGCTGGCCCTCGGCCAGCCGGTGACCGTGGTGGCGGCGCTCACCAACAAGGTCAAGGGCATCGTGCTGCCCGCGCAGGCGGTGACGCGCAATTCGGCCAACGAGACTGTGGTCTGGATCAAGGCCGGCGCCGAGCGCTACATCCCGCAGCCGGTGCAGGTTCGACCGCTCGATGCGCAGACCGTCGTGATCACGCAGGGGCTCGGTGCCGACAACCGGGTGGTCGTGCAGGGCGCGCCGCTGATCGCGCAGATTCGCTGA